A genome region from Sceloporus undulatus isolate JIND9_A2432 ecotype Alabama chromosome 1, SceUnd_v1.1, whole genome shotgun sequence includes the following:
- the LOC121919103 gene encoding amine sulfotransferase-like isoform X2 → MELSDKYMFKHKGSYFVTDLVTPEYIDSLEDFEIRDSDVFLATFPKSGTIWTQNILSLIYHEGHRNGTEDTDLLDRVPWLEYNIRKRDYVSRASPRLFATHLPYYLIPKGLRNGRAKMIYVARNPKDVLVSYYHFSKVSVKLEEAGFDVIMERFLAGKVIGNLWLDHIEGWSAQRDNPSILFLMYEEMKKDLRSSVLKICNFLGKTLTEKELDDVVDKASFGKMSVDRRANYTTMPTDLLDFKKGRFLRKGTVGDWKNMMTSCTRVKGLTVFLRREWKSCPSIYLGCQ, encoded by the exons atggaGCTTTCCGACAAGTACATGTTCAAACACAAAGGATCCTATTTTGTCACAGATCTAGTTACACCAGAATACATTGATTCACTGGAGGATTTTGAAATCAGAGACAGTGACGTATTTCtggccacttttccaaaatcag GCACAATATGGACACAGAATATTTTGAGCCTGATTTATCATGAAGGTCATCGAAATGGAACTGAAGACACTGACCTGTTAGACAGAGTGCCATGGCTGGAATACAACATTCGCAAGAGAGATTATGTCAGTCGTGCATCACCTCGTCTCTTTGCTACCCATCTGCCCTATTATTTAATACCAAAGGGATTGAGAAATGGAAGAGCAAAG ATGATTTATGTGGCCAGGAACCCAAAGGATGTTTTGGTCTCCTATTATCATTTTTCCAAAGTTTCTGTCAAACTGGAAGAAGCAGGTTTTGATGTCATTATGGAGAGGTTTTTGGCTGGTAAAG TGATAGGTAATTTATGGCTAGACCATATTGAAGGCTGGTCTGCCCAGAGAGACAACCCGAGTATTCTTTTCCTTATGTATGAAGAAATGAAGAAG GATCTGAGAAGCTCTGTATTGAAAATATGCAACTTCCTAGGAAAGACACTGACAGAAAAGGAGTTGGATGATGTAGTGGATAAGGCTTCATTTGGCAAAATGAGTGTGGATCGTAGAGCTAATTATACAACCATGCCCACTGACTTATTAGATTTCAAAAAAGGACGCTTTCTGCGCAAAG GTACTGTTGGGGACTGGAAAAACATGATGACCAGTTGCACCAGAGTGAAAGGTTTGACAGTGTTTTTAAGGAGAGAATGGAAAAGCTGCCCTTCAATTTATCTGGGATGTCAATGA